Genomic window (Deinococcus cellulosilyticus NBRC 106333 = KACC 11606):
GCAAAGCAGAAGGCCAGCAACAGCAGGCTGAGGATCAGCATCAGGGGAAAGCGGGTGGTCTCTGTCATGGCAATAAATCCGAGTGGAATACTCAACTTACCGAGTCTAAAAGTTTGACCAGAGCCTGTCAAGTTTTTTGTTGCAGGTGCAATGATTTTGTAAAGTTTCGGGTCCCTGGGCCTGCAGTCAGGCAGGGTGGTTTCCAGAACTGGGGCTTATTCAAACCTTCATGTTGCTGCCCGATCACACCCCCTGTTCTGCAAAAAAGTCATCATGGTTTCCATGAAACTTTTCAATCGCTCAACCCTTTTTTCAACTTTGTTGATCGGTGGTTCCCTGCTGCTCTCACAGGGGCAGGCCACAGCTTTCCCCCTCAGCCAGGTGATGAAAACAGGAAAAGTGCCTTATACAGCAGTGCATGCAGACTGGGCTGGATTCACCTTTGCCAATCGGGCCTTCCATGTGGATTTTCGGTCCCACTACCAGAACGGCAAACTCAATGAAATGCTCTTTTATTTTGCAGACCGCAACCTCACAGATCAGGAGGCCCACAAGATCGCTGCGCTGGCTGGTCATGTGGCCCTGAATTGCTACAACCTGCTTCCCGAACGCAGAGCAAGCATCCAGAGCTGGGTGTCCACCTGGCTCATCCAGAATGACAGTACACGGGAACGCACCTTTGGACCGCTGCTGGTCAACATGCAGCACACATCCAATGGCGATGTGCTGATGTGGTTCACCCGCACAGGGATTCCGGGCAAGGCTCCCTGGATCAACCACTGCATCAACAGATGAACCTCCGACGGACCTTGCTGGTCTCCCTGATGCTGGGTTTTCATGTGCAAGGGATGCAGAAATCTCCTGGAGAAAAGGAGCTTCAGCAGGGACTGGAGCGCCTTCAGCAAGCCTACCCGCAGGCCATCAAAAGCTGGACGCTGGAGGAGGTCCACTGGAAGGATGGCACGGTTTTGCCGGTGAAGGTTCGCACCAGAGCGGGCACCTACAGCTGGATGCTGGATCACGCAGACCTGCGGGATCAAGTGTCCCAGCCGTATCCGACCTGCCTGCCCCTGAGCACCCCTGTTTACCTTTCAGACCCTGGGCGGGTGCGCAGTGAGGTGTTTTTCAAGAAACTGTACGGTCAGACCCCTCAGGAGGTGGAGTCCAATCTTGTTCCCGTGAAATGGCTGGGTGGAACAGTGAAGTTTCAGGGCCTGCATGGTGCGGCTGCAGCCCTCAGGCGGGTGGAGCAGGCCTTGCAGAAAAATCCGGAGCTGCAGAAATATGTCACACCACACCAGGGCACGTATCTGTGGAGGAAGGTGGCAGGAACCGAACGCCTTTCCATGCACAGTTTTGGCATTGCCATTGACCTGAATGGAAAACACTCCAATTACTGGAAATACCACAAATACCAGGAAGGGCAAAAAGGCATTGTTTACCGCAACCAGATTCCCGAGAAACTGGTGTTTCTGTTTGAACGTGAAGGCTTTGTGTGGGGTGGACGCTGGTACCATTTTGACACCATGCACTTTGAATACCGTCCCGAAATGATCGACCCTTCAAAGTGTCCGATCCAGTGAGGTGCCCTCTGGGGTTTGAGGGGAAGGCCCACTGCAAGGTGGGTCTCAAAAGATGCTGCCGAGTTGGGAGAGCGAATCAGAAGGACCGTTGATTTGTGTACAGCTTCTTTTGGTGGGGACCAAACGCTTCAGCCTGGTGCTCTTGCTGTCCATGAAGGCCTGTCCCTTGCCTTCCTGAACCAGACCTGATACCCTAAAACCGACTAATCCACTCGGATTAATAGAGGAGTTTGAGATGAAAGAACTTCCCCTGACCGTCCTGCTTGCCCTGTCCAGTGCACAGGCTGTCACCATCACCCACGATCTGGGCAAGACGGAACTCAGCAAAACCCCGAAACGCATTATTACCCTGGAACACAGCTTCACAGATGCGCTGGTGCAACTTGGCGTGAAACCCATTGGTGTTGCACAGGACGGTGGCAAAAACCTGGCCTACCTGGATGCTTTCCTGAAAAACGTGGCCCCGGTCGGCACCCGCGCCCAGCCCAGCCTGGAAAAAATCCTGGCTTTAAAGCCCGACCTGATCATCGCAGACACCGAGCGGCACAAGAACATCTATGCCCAGCTTTCCAGAATTGCTCCAACCATCTCCCTGAATTCCTTCCGTGGGGATTACCCCGACATGCTGAGTCAGTTCAGGACCATTGCACAGGCCCTGGGCAGGGAGCAGAAAGCCCAGACCCTTCTGGACGACCACAACCGCATGTTGAACAAGGCAAAAGCCTACACCCGTTCCAAAGCTGGACCCCTGATGGTGATGGTGCTCTCCAGTCAGGCAGGTGCCACTGTGCACTCCACAGAAAGCTTCATTGGCAGCCTGTTCCAGAAAATGGGCCGCACCAATCCCGTGAGACCCCAGAACGGCGAAATCCAGTACACCATCACCCTGGAAAACATCGTGGCCCAGAACCCTGCCACCATCGTGCTGCTGAAAAACGAGGGAGAGGCCACCCCACTGGACAGCTGGAAAAAAGATCCCCTCTGGAACAGCCTGTCTGCTGTGAAAAACAACAGGGTCTACATCTTTGACCGTGACCTGTGGTCCAAAGCCCGTGGCCTCAAAGGCATGAACCTGATCTTCTCGCAGATGATCTCAAGCGGTGTGCTTGCAGACCGTCCCGCAAAATAACACATTCAGACAGGAGGAAACCATGCAGAACCCATCCACCCAGACCCGACAGAACGCCCACCCCATGAGGTGGCAGAAGGTGAACCCCTACCTGGGTTCTCTGGTGTTTCTGGCCTCCCTGCTCACGGTGGCGTTCTCCTTTCTGGCACTGTTCCGTTAGACCCAGCCAGGATGAAACAGAAAGAGCGGAGATGCATCCGCTCTTTTGTTCTTGTGGGACGTGTTTTTCACCTGTCGGATGAGATGAGCAGGTTCCAGGCGTCGGAGATCAGTTCAGCCACCCCACGGAGCCCCAGTTGCTGAACCGGAGGTGGAACCTGCTGACCACTCTGTTGTTCCAGCAGCCACAGGGCCCCTTCCACACATTCCAGCGCCTGATTGCGGTGCAGGTCCAGTTGGTGCAGATCGGTTTCGGTGAGATACAGGGGTTTCTGGGTGAAGTTCAGAGGTGCTGAACGCACGAGGGGAAAGATGTGGTGGTGTGCTCTGTGAAGTGCCTGCAGAAGCGTCTTGTGGTCTTCTGGTGTGCTCCCCAGCTGAAGCAGAAAGTGGGCTGCCTGCAACTGGTAGCACAGGGCGTCTTTGCGGTCTTCGCCCAGCTGTGTTGCCATGACTCCATGCTAGCGATTTCGCCTTACAATTCACTGACACAACTGTCATTGAGGGTGAGAAAGGAACAGTGAAGTGCCCCGGATTTTGGATGGCCCGAGTTTGTGCTGTCTGAGACTTCTTTTCAGCTCCCATTCAATGCCGGGCAAGCCGCTTGAACCGGGTCTGTTTTTTCAGGTTTGCACTGCCCCTCTTGCAAATCGAATCGATTCGGTATAACAATAAGAGCAGCCAAATCATAAAAGTCTCAATGCCCTCAAGACATCTGCTTTCATCGTTGAGACATGGAATCAATTCGAATCGATTCGAAGACGATTTGATTCCATCTTTGTTCTCATCCCCGAGCAGGATGAAGCCGTCCCCTGTTGTGTTTTGCTGCCTTTCTGTTTTCTTCTTCCCCGGCAAGACTGAAGTGCTTTTGTCGTCACCATGCATGGACTCTGGCAGTGGAACAACCTGCCTGAACAGCCCCCAGGAGAACCCTCATGAGCAAACGCATCCCCCTGACCCTTGTTGGCCTTCTCACCCTCAGCCTTGGTTCTGCCTTCGCACAGAACACCCCACTCACCGTTACGGCGTTTTTCGCTGACACCAACGCCAACTGGGCCAACATGCAAGACGATGTGGGCAGGGAGCTCACCAAACGCACAGGCATCACCCTCAAAGCCGAATTTGCGGTGGGTGACCCGGACCAGAAGATCAACCTGATTGCTGCCTCTGGACAGTACCCCGACCTGATTGCCCCCAAAGGTGCTGCAGGGGTCCTGATTGATGCCGACGCTGTGCTGGACCTGACCTCACTCATCAACAAGAATGCCCCGAACATCAAAAAAGTCATCGGCAACCAGATGAACCGCATGAAGTTTTCGAACAAAAACCAGGGCATCTACTTCATTCCCAACAACGACACCATCGGACAGATCTACTTTGACAATGATGCCTGGTTCAAATTGCAACTGCAGGCCCTGAAAGAGCAGAAGTACCCCAGAGTCAAAACCCTCAAGGACTTTGAGAAGGTCATTGCCGACTACGTGATAAAACACCCCAAGACCGCAGATGGCAAACCCACCATCGGTCTGTCCCTGCTCGCCGATGACTGGCGTTTCGTGATCTCTGTCACCAACCCTGCATTCTGGGCCACAGGTGGCTGGGACGACGGGGAGTGGTACATCGACCCCAAAACCTTCAAAGCCATGCCCCATCACTTCCGGCCTGAGGAAAAAGAATACTTCCGCTGGCTGAACCACATGAACGACATCGGCCTGCTGGACAAGGAATCGTTCACCCAGAAGTACGACCAGTACCTTGCCAAGATTGCCTCTGGCCGGGTGGTTGGTCTGATTGATGCCAACTGGGAAATCGGGGACGCCATGAACTCCTTGAAGGCTGCAGGCAAGCATGAGCAGATGTACGGACGCTTCCCTGCGGTGCTGAACAGCAAAATGAAAGCTGCTTACAATGCGCCCACCGGATTCCGTGGCGGTTATGGCATCGGCATCACCAAAGCGGCCAAAGACCCTGTGCGCATTCTGAAGTTCCTGGATTACCTGTCCAGCGATGAGGGACAGGTGTTGATCAACTGGGGCATCGAAGGCAAGCATTACAAAGTGGTGAATGGCAAGCGTGAATTCCTCCCCAAATACGAGGAGATGCGCAAGAAGGACCCCGCTGGATTTGCTCGCGAAACGGGCATTGGCAATTATGGTCTGTCCCTGCGTTACGGGGACGGGGTGAAGGACAAAACCGGCAACTACTACACCACCAACTTCCCCGACCAGATCCTGGAGAACTACACCGACGCCGAGAAAGCTGCCCTGAAAGCTTACAAGGTGAAATTCTGGGGTGATCTGCTGCCCAAAGCCAGCCAATTCAAACCGATTCCCTGGGCGGCTGCGTGGAGCATTCCTGTTCCCCAGGACAGTGCCCTCAGTGAATTCTGGGCCAAGGAGCAGGACATCACCCGCAAGTACATTCCCAGAGCAATCCTGGCTGATCCCAAGGACTTCGACAAGATCTACGATGAGATGCTGGACGTGATGGAGAAACAGCTGAGCAAGTACAACGTGCTGATGACCCAGCTGGTGCAGGACCGTCTCAAGCTCTGGGGAGTCCTCAAGTAACTTTTGCAGAAGTCCTCTGGAAGTTTCTGTTTGTTGGCAGCCTCCGTGTCCCCGTTGCTTGGCAACGGGGATTTTGTTGATGGGGCGTCCTTTTTCTTTGCCTGATGCCAAAAGTTCAACAGAACACCATCTGCACTGTGTAGAACGGTGTTGGAAGTCCAAAATGGAATCCGGGTGGGCAGGGAAGAGCGCTCAAACCATCAGGATTCATCCTGCCGGATGGGAATGTCACGGTTCTTGGCCCATTCCTCAGCACGGTCAGTGGCAATGGCAATCGCACTGCCTTCGTCGTGACCCTCCTCAAGCAGGGCATTGGCAATCTCCACGGCCTTGCTGCGCACTTCAGGGTTGAAGTTTTTCAGTGACTGGGGATAATTCTCCGAATTCCAGGGCATGTGCACCTCCAGACCATCAGGATAGAAAAAGCCTGTTGAATGGACAGTACGAAGGTGCGCTTTTGGAGGGGATCATGGGACCTTGTTTCTGATCCCTGATGTGAAGGGTTTCCCATTCAGATTTCTGTAGGACGTCCAGGATTACACTGACTTCACTTCTGCACAGCACACATCGCGTGGAAGGAGGGGATATGGTTTCCATTCTGGACTCGCTTTTCATCAACGTCTGCATGGTGATTGCTCTGGGGTACCTCCTCAGTCTGACTTACACCGACTGGCGTCCTGAAAAGCGCATTCATGTGTTGCTTTTCCGTACAGGCTTTGCTGCACTGGGTTCCATTTTGCTGATGTACCATGGCATCGACCTGCAGCGCAACATGATTGACCTCAGACTGGTGCCCATCCTCCTGATTGCCCTCAGGTATGGGCTCAGCTATGGCATTCTGGCCGCCCTGCCCGTGGTGGTGGTCTGCGCAGTGTTCTTCTCTGATTTGCCCCTTCTGCCCGTGGTCACGTCCATGGGTCTGAGCCTGATGGTGGTGGGCCTGGTGCGCATGTCTTTCAAAACGGATGTGGCCCCCTCGAGGGCGTACTTCCAGGCACCTTTGCTGGCTTTTCTGGTCAGTGGGGTGGGCATTGCTGGGGCTGAACCTGCAGAACAGCAGGCCTTCATCAGGATCTTTCCGTGGTATTACGGGGCCAATGTGCTGGGCTTCTGGGGAGCGGCACGCATTGTGCGCACACGCATGAAGTACCTGAGGGCCACCGAGCACCTCAGGGAAGAGTCCCTGATGGACCCCCTGACCGGGCTCCTGAACCGCAGGCAGTTCGAACTGGACCGCAAACTGTTTGAAGATGGGGACGCTTTTCTGGTGCTGGACCTCGATCACTTCAAACAGGTCAATGACACCTTTGGTCACTCCATGGGAGATGAGGTCCTGAAGCAGACTGCGGCTCTGTTGCGCAGTGCCACACGTGGCTATGACCGGGTTTACCGCATGGGTGGTGAGGAATTTCTGGTGGTGCTCAGGAGGACCCAGGGGAACCAGGCAGAAAGCATTGCCGAGCGCATCCGCCAGACCATTGAAGCTCACCTGTTCCCCATTCCCAGGCCAATCACCATCAGTGGTGGCCTGGTGACCCTGCATCCCCTCACCACCTTGCAGGCTGTGCTGGAACTTGCAGATGAACTGCTTTACCTCTCCAAGTCCAGCGGACGCAACCAGGTGCAGAGCGAAGGGGTGTGCCACAAAGGCCATGTCCCTTATCCTGCCCAGATCAACATCATGAAGGACCCGGATGTGCCTGTACCAATTGAACCTGCGAAGCGCATGGACTAAGCTGTAGGTATCACATTGCTTCTGCTCCTACAGACTGCTGGAAACGACAGACCTTCTGGCAGCTTTCTGAATTTTTCAGTTCAAGCCAGAGACCATCAAGTCTCTGTATGGTTATGCATGCTAAACTCTGAAAACTTTTTTGGACACAATGTCAAAAAGTTTCTGGGAATTTGAAAAGACAAAATATTGCACGGAAAAAATAAGATCCCACATTCTGAAATTTGCTTGACAGTGCTTAAATCACAAACTTATAATGGCCTCCATAGGTTAAGTCGGCTCCAGTGAGGGCACGAACCATTCCCGAAAAAACCAGATTCGTGTGCAGACCTGACTCCGGGTGTTTTGAACAGAAGCATCAGGGCAGGTCGGAGAGGTTGTTTTGATGCATAAAGATCCATCCTCCGGTTTTCAGGAATATTACGCTCCCCTCACCCAGCATGAAGCGCTCACTGAAGCGAACCGCTGCCTGTACTGCTATGATGCGCCCTGCATTCAGGCCTGCCCGACCCACATTGATATTCCAACCTTCATCAAAAAGATTGCTTCAGGAAATCTGCGCGGCAGTGCGAAGACCATCCTGGAATCCAACTTTCTGGGAGGCACCTGTGGCCGCGTCTGCCCGGTGCAGGAACTCTGTGAAGGGGCGTGCGTGCTGGGCAAAGACCACAAGCCTATCATGATTGGTCGTCTGCAACGTTATGCTGTGGACCATGTGCAGGACAGAGGCATTGAGGTTTTCCAGCCAGGGGAGAGCAACGGCATGAAAGTGGCCGTGATCGGCTCGGGACCCGCCGGACTGTCCTGCAGTGCAGAACTTGCCAAACTGGGTTACGCCGTGACCCTCTATGAAAAACGGGATCTGGCCGGAGGGCTCTCGACTTACGGCATCATCGTGCTGCGCGAACCCGTGGAAGTCTCCCTGCGTGAAGTGGAATCGGTGCAGAAACTGGGTGTGCAGGTGCAGACCGGGCACAGCATCGAAACGAAAGAAGAATTCGACGCCCTGGTCGGTCAATACGATGCCGTGTTCCTTGCCGTGGGCCTCGGGGCCGTGCCTGCCATGGGCATTCCCGGAGAAGAATACCTGCAAGACGGTCTGAAGTTCATTGAAGACAGCAAAATCGACCTTCCCAATTTGCGGGTTGGAGACAACGTGGTGGTGATCGGGGCAGGGAACACCGCCATCGACGCAGCCACCATTGCCAGACGGGCAGGGGCAGACGTGACCATGGTCTACCGCCGCACCGAAAGCGAAATGACCGCCTATGAGCACGAATACCACTTTGCCCTCAAAGAAGGCATCCAGTACAGTTTTCTGACCCAGCCTGTGCGGGTGATCACCGAAGAGGGGAGGGTCCTGGGTCTCGAGTGCGTGAAGATGGAACTCGGAGAACCCGACGCTTCAGGACGTGCCACCCCGCGACCTGTGGCCGGTTCTGAATTCATCATCCCCTGCGATCAGGTGATCAAGGCCATTGGGCAGGAAAAACCCGCCCTGGCTGTCACCCTCGGCCTGGAACTGGAGAAAGGCTACATCAGGACGGATGACACCCTGCAGACGAGCATCCCCAATGTGTACGCCGGGGGAGACTGCATCCGTGCAAAAGGCACCGCCTCCACGGTGATGGCCGTGCAGGATGGCAAGATTGCTGCGGCTGCCATCCACGAGAACCTGAGCATCAGAAAGGAAGTCGCCCATGGCTGACCTCAGCATCAACTTTGCAGGCATCCGTTCCCCCAATCCGTTCTGGCTGGCTTCCGCACCCCCGAGCAACTCCGGTTACCAGGTCAACAAGGCCTTTGAAGCCGGGTGGGGAGGGGCCGTATGGAAAACCATTGGTGCCCCCGTCCTGAACATCAGCAACCGCTATGGGGGACTGAGCATTGGTGGACAGCGCCTGATGGCCATCAACAACGTGGAACTGATCTCGGACCGCCCGCTGGAAGTGAACCTGCGTGAAATCGCAGAAGTCAAACGCCTGTGGCCCGACCGTGCCGTGATCGTCTCTGCCATGGTGGAGGCAGACCCCAAAGCCTGGCAGGACATCATCATGCGCATCGAGGACACCGGAGCAGACGGCATCGAGCTGAATTACGGCTGTCCTCAGGGCATGAGTGAACGCGGGATGGGCGCAGCAGTGGGGCAGGTCCCGGAGATGTGCCAGATGAACACCGCCTGGGTGACCAGCATGACCCGCCTTCCGGTGATTGTGAAACTCACCCCC
Coding sequences:
- a CDS encoding M15 family metallopeptidase; this encodes MNLRRTLLVSLMLGFHVQGMQKSPGEKELQQGLERLQQAYPQAIKSWTLEEVHWKDGTVLPVKVRTRAGTYSWMLDHADLRDQVSQPYPTCLPLSTPVYLSDPGRVRSEVFFKKLYGQTPQEVESNLVPVKWLGGTVKFQGLHGAAAALRRVEQALQKNPELQKYVTPHQGTYLWRKVAGTERLSMHSFGIAIDLNGKHSNYWKYHKYQEGQKGIVYRNQIPEKLVFLFEREGFVWGGRWYHFDTMHFEYRPEMIDPSKCPIQ
- a CDS encoding ABC transporter substrate-binding protein, whose translation is MKELPLTVLLALSSAQAVTITHDLGKTELSKTPKRIITLEHSFTDALVQLGVKPIGVAQDGGKNLAYLDAFLKNVAPVGTRAQPSLEKILALKPDLIIADTERHKNIYAQLSRIAPTISLNSFRGDYPDMLSQFRTIAQALGREQKAQTLLDDHNRMLNKAKAYTRSKAGPLMVMVLSSQAGATVHSTESFIGSLFQKMGRTNPVRPQNGEIQYTITLENIVAQNPATIVLLKNEGEATPLDSWKKDPLWNSLSAVKNNRVYIFDRDLWSKARGLKGMNLIFSQMISSGVLADRPAK
- a CDS encoding ABC transporter substrate-binding protein; translation: MSKRIPLTLVGLLTLSLGSAFAQNTPLTVTAFFADTNANWANMQDDVGRELTKRTGITLKAEFAVGDPDQKINLIAASGQYPDLIAPKGAAGVLIDADAVLDLTSLINKNAPNIKKVIGNQMNRMKFSNKNQGIYFIPNNDTIGQIYFDNDAWFKLQLQALKEQKYPRVKTLKDFEKVIADYVIKHPKTADGKPTIGLSLLADDWRFVISVTNPAFWATGGWDDGEWYIDPKTFKAMPHHFRPEEKEYFRWLNHMNDIGLLDKESFTQKYDQYLAKIASGRVVGLIDANWEIGDAMNSLKAAGKHEQMYGRFPAVLNSKMKAAYNAPTGFRGGYGIGITKAAKDPVRILKFLDYLSSDEGQVLINWGIEGKHYKVVNGKREFLPKYEEMRKKDPAGFARETGIGNYGLSLRYGDGVKDKTGNYYTTNFPDQILENYTDAEKAALKAYKVKFWGDLLPKASQFKPIPWAAAWSIPVPQDSALSEFWAKEQDITRKYIPRAILADPKDFDKIYDEMLDVMEKQLSKYNVLMTQLVQDRLKLWGVLK
- a CDS encoding DUF2188 domain-containing protein, encoding MPWNSENYPQSLKNFNPEVRSKAVEIANALLEEGHDEGSAIAIATDRAEEWAKNRDIPIRQDES
- a CDS encoding GGDEF domain-containing protein, which produces MVSILDSLFINVCMVIALGYLLSLTYTDWRPEKRIHVLLFRTGFAALGSILLMYHGIDLQRNMIDLRLVPILLIALRYGLSYGILAALPVVVVCAVFFSDLPLLPVVTSMGLSLMVVGLVRMSFKTDVAPSRAYFQAPLLAFLVSGVGIAGAEPAEQQAFIRIFPWYYGANVLGFWGAARIVRTRMKYLRATEHLREESLMDPLTGLLNRRQFELDRKLFEDGDAFLVLDLDHFKQVNDTFGHSMGDEVLKQTAALLRSATRGYDRVYRMGGEEFLVVLRRTQGNQAESIAERIRQTIEAHLFPIPRPITISGGLVTLHPLTTLQAVLELADELLYLSKSSGRNQVQSEGVCHKGHVPYPAQINIMKDPDVPVPIEPAKRMD
- a CDS encoding NAD(P)-dependent oxidoreductase, whose translation is MHKDPSSGFQEYYAPLTQHEALTEANRCLYCYDAPCIQACPTHIDIPTFIKKIASGNLRGSAKTILESNFLGGTCGRVCPVQELCEGACVLGKDHKPIMIGRLQRYAVDHVQDRGIEVFQPGESNGMKVAVIGSGPAGLSCSAELAKLGYAVTLYEKRDLAGGLSTYGIIVLREPVEVSLREVESVQKLGVQVQTGHSIETKEEFDALVGQYDAVFLAVGLGAVPAMGIPGEEYLQDGLKFIEDSKIDLPNLRVGDNVVVIGAGNTAIDAATIARRAGADVTMVYRRTESEMTAYEHEYHFALKEGIQYSFLTQPVRVITEEGRVLGLECVKMELGEPDASGRATPRPVAGSEFIIPCDQVIKAIGQEKPALAVTLGLELEKGYIRTDDTLQTSIPNVYAGGDCIRAKGTASTVMAVQDGKIAAAAIHENLSIRKEVAHG